GAGGACGTGGCTCCAGAAGATTGCGAAAACGGGCGAGGTTTCGGGGAAGGCGTGTCGGAGGGAACTCTCGGTCGGATCTGACACGGACTTCAGCATCGCGAGGAGCTTCTGAAACGCCTTCTCTTTGTTGGAGGAGAGTGGCATCGGTCGGTTGTTCCCGACGTTCTTCCATTCTGTGAGTTTACGCAGTGCAGCGGGGGTGCCTGCGCGACCGGCGGCGATAAATGGATCGTAGTAAGAGATGTCGTAGGCCGTGGGGTAGGTCGCAGCCCACTTCTCAACAAACGTTGCGTTGATCTGGGCCGGTGTTGGTGAGGTGCTGTGCATCGGAGGGGATTAGGATTTGAAGGGGGCGGGATCGGGTTTCAGGTTCCGCTCCTTGGCGGTGGCATGCTCTACGACAAAGGGGAGGCCGGAGAAGTGCTTCGCGACGCCCGGGGCGACCAGGACGACACGCCCTCGCGCCTGCTCGACAGTAGAAATGAGGTTGGAACCGGTGATGGATTGGAGGGCGGGCATCTCGAGACGAGTGGAGACCGTGATTAGGAGGTAGAAGATACGGCGAGGATGCTTGAGATCGATAACTGTCGTTGCGATCTCAAAGAGGCAGGAAATCTTCGCGTTATCTTGCGGGATTGATTCACAAAGTGATCCAGAGCGAATAGCTTGGCGAGATTGCTCCCTGGGCCGTTATAAATGACCTGCCAGTGTGTGCAGTCATGGAGTTTGATGCAAATCACGCGCTCGGAGATTTTGCGAAAAGCGAAGGAATTTAAGCGAGTGGTCTTTATTTCCACGTGTCGGTCTTTTTCGTCGATTCCGTCGTAACCCGTGTTCTGTTTGGATTGTATGGTGATTCCAAACTCCTTGGCGGCAAGAAGTTCACCGATGTCCCCGATGAGTCGGCCATCCAGGGTGAACTTTAGATTGGGAGAGTAAGGTTTCGCGGCCCTTCGAAGTTTGGAAACCCCAGTATCCAGCGCTTGCAATGCGTCTGTTATATCAGCAGGAAGTCTTTGTTTTGCGTGGTTCATGGAGCCGACAGGATCGAGAAAAGGGAGGATGCGTCATTCCAAGGCAAGACAGTGGCTTGAGTTCGTTTCTGGGGAATAGCGCCGCCGTAGACGAGCCACGGGGTGATTTCACGACCGGGGAGGTTCTCACGCCAGTAGTTGAGGCCGTCGAAGAAGTCGGACGCGATGGTTTCGCCGGATTTGACCTCAATCGCCTGGATCTCCGTCGGGCTGGTCTCGACGAGGGCATCGACCTCGCGGCCCTGCTTGTCTCGAAGAAAGTGGAGGGAGGGCTTTAAACCACGGTTGGTCTGCGCCTTGAGCAGCTCGTTCATGACCCAGTTCTCGAACAGGGCGCCCCGTTGGGGATGAGCGGTGAGGTGTTCCTGCTTGCGGACGCCGAGTAACCACGCTGCAAGGCCGGGGTCGCAGAAGTAGAGCTTGGGTGTCTTGATCAGACGCTTTGAAAAGTTGCTGAACCATGGATGCACGAGGAAGACGAGATGGCTGGCCTGGAGAACGGAGAGCCACGAATCTGCGGTGACACGGGTAATCCCGGCGTCGCTGGCGAGAGAGGAGATATTGACGAGCTGACCGATGCGGCCGGCACAGAGCTGGACGAAGCGCTGGAAGGTGGCGAGATCGTGGATGTTGAGAATCTGCCGGACATCCCGCTCCAGGTAGGTGCCGATGTAGTCCTGGAGCCAGATCGAGGGTTCGATAGGTCGGTCGTGAACCGGCGGGAAGAAGCCGGAGTAGAGGAGCTGATCCACCGTTTCCGGGGCGCGACCGGCGGCCTGGAGTTCACCGAGGGTGAAGGGGAGAAGCGTCAACATCGCCGAGCGGCCGGCGAGACTCTGGGTGATCGACTCGATCAGCTCGAACTGGCTCGACCCGGTAAGGATGAATCGTCCCATGCGACGCTCGGCATCGACGACGCCTTGGAGGTAGGAGAAGAGGGCAGGTGCCCGCTGGACCTCGTCAAGGATGGCGCCGTCTTCCGCCTGGCGCAGGAATCCGCGGGGATCCTCCGTGGCGAAGGCGCGGGTGTCGGGATCCTCGAGCGAGAAGTAAGGGGCATCAGGCAGGAGCATCCGTGAGAGAGTCGTCTTTCCCGACTGGCGGGGGCCGGTGATGGTCAGGACGGGGAAGCCCGAAAGCCTCTCCCGGGCGGCCTCCATCGCGGTGCGACGGACAGGCTCCGGAGGGATGGCGGGGGCGTCGGAGAAAACGGTCATGACTATTTGTATAGTGAGGTGTTCAAGTAGTCAAGTTGCTGGCTTTCAGGCAGGCAACAGCACGTAGACGCCGAGGGTATCCATGGGGAGAACCGGATAGACGACTCCATAGCGGCGCTTGTTGACGAGGGCGGAAAACCGCTCGTGGGCTTCGACAAGGTGCTGGGACCGGCTTTCGGCCAAGGAATCGAAGTCCTTGCGAAGGCCCGGGAGGACCTCGAGACGCTCCTCGATCAGGCGGGCCTTGCGCTCGGAGGCTAGGTCGCCACCTGCGGTGGCGGATACGAGCAGCGCATTGGCCTCCTCGGAGCTGAGGAACGAACTGTCGCCCGGGTCCCCGCGCCAGCCCCAGAGGAGCATCTCCTCGGCGACGAGTTGGTGGCCGTTGCCGCTGGTCTTCTCCTCGATCACGTTGCGGCAGCGGAACAGGATGATGGTGGTCGCCGTGTCGACAGCGGGGGTGCGCAGTACGGCGGCGCGTGAGGCCCCACCCGGTTCGCGGGTGATGCTGCGGGCGAGGACAAGCTGGCAGAGCTGCTCGACGAAGGGGTGGTTGCGGCCGAGGTAGCGATGGCCCTCCGGGGTGGGAGAGATGAATGAGACGAGAAGTTCGGGCTCGGCCGGAAGCAGGCTTCGAGCAGCCGGAGGGAGGTTGGCCGTGTAGAGCCGGTAGCCGTCCTTGGTCGCGTCGATCTGAACGCCGAATAACGAGCGCAGCGATTGAGTAACGAACGTTTCCACGTCCGCGGGATTCCCGATCGCTTTGCCTGCCTCCTCGAGATCCTGTTCGATCTCATCCGGCTTGATCGCGTTCTGGGCGAAGATGGAGCGGGACGTTTCCACGAGCTGCTTGGAGCGCTCGAACTTGTCGGAGACTTCGAGATCGAGCTTCTTCGCTTCGTCGAACTCCTCGAAGGAGAACTCGATCTGGTCGTCCTGGCGCCTGGCCGAGATCTTCCTGTCGGGGTTGAGGAGCAAGGACTGAGTGATGGCGTCAATGACGCCTTTGCTGTCCTCGGGGAAAGGGACGTTGATGCCAGTGGCCCGCTTGATTTCGCGGACCTTGCGCAGGATCACGTCGAGCACCACGCCGTCCACCGGGTTGTCCTTGGAGAAGAGTAGGTAGGCCTTCACCTCTTTGGCCGTCTGGCCGAAGCGGTCTACGCGACCTTCCCGCTGTTCGAGCCGGTTGGGATTCCACGGCAGGTCGTAGTGGAGGACCGCGGTGAACAGCGAGTGGAGGTTGATGCCCTCGGAAAGGCAGTCGGTCGCAATCAGGACGCGGTGCTTCGACCCGGCCATGGCCTCGATCCGCTCGCGGCGGAGGTCGTCTGGATCCTCGGAAGTGACGACCTGCACGTCGATCTTCGGGAAGTCCTTGGCGAGCAGGGCGCGGAGGTGGGTGCCGAGGTAGTCGGCAGTGGGGATGTAGCGGCAGAAGAGCACAGGGTGGTAGCCCTGCTTGAGCCAGTCTTCGACGATGAGGCGGGTGGCCTCGAGCTTCTGGTCGTGCTCGGCTCCCCCAAGTTCGGAGAGCTCCTTTTCGAACTCGCGCATCCGCTTCTGCTGATACTCGGACCAATCGGTAGTCTCGACGAGTTCGGTGGGAGCGAGGTCGGAGTCGAGGCCGTCGGGGCTGTCGTGGACACGGTCGCGGGCCTGATCGAGGTCGGCATCGTCCAAGTCGCCACCAAGTCGGTCGCGGCGGTTCTGGAGCATGGCAATGCCCGCCGCCGGGCTCGACATGATGCCGCGCAAGAGGCCTAGAGCGGTCCAATAATGGACACGCTGGTGGCGGGCGTCGCTATCGCCGGCCACGAGCTTGCGGGCGAAATCAAGGCACTTGTCGAAAAGCACGGCGTAGCGCGGGGAGAGATCGTAGTCGAACTCGCCGGGATCGCGTTTCGGGAAGGGGGTGGTTTCTCCGAGCCACTTCTCGACGTCGGCGCGGCGGCGCTGAATGAAATGGCGGGCTAGCTCGCGGCGCCGCTTCTGGTCGGCGTGGGCGACGTCAATATTCTCGAACTGGCGGTCGAGCAAGCCGATCAGGGAGCCGAACTCTTCGCGCTTGCCGGAGTGCGGGGTGGCAGTGAGGAGGACGAGGTGCTGGTCGGGCTTGTCGGCGAGCGCCCGCAGCAGGGCATGACGTTGTTGCTGGGACGCCGCCGCACCCTGTGGCCGGGCGCAGGCATGAGCTTCGTCGCAGATCACCAGTTCGGGAGCCTCGGCGAGGAAGACGGCTCGGCGGTGGTCCGACTTGATGTAGTCCACCGAGATGATCTGGTAGGGGTAGTAATCGTAAACCGAGCTGTCGCCGTGGATCTCGCGGTCTAGGCGGGCCTGGGTGTTGGAACGGATCACCACGGCGTCGATGCCGACCTTGTCCCGGATCTCCTGCTGCCATTGGTCACAGAGGTGAGGTAAGCAGATGATCGCGAAGCGGCGGACGGTGCGCCGTTCTAGCATTTCCTTCAGAATAAGGAGCGCCTCGATCGTCTTACCAACACCCACATCGTCCGCCACCAAGAGGCGGACCCGTTCCTGCCGAAGCGCCATGACGAGCGGCACCATCTGGTAGTTCCGGGGCCGGAACGACAGCTTTGCCAAGCAGCGGAAGGGGCCGGCGCCATTGCGGAACGAGAGGCGGGCGGCGTCATTGAGCAGGCGGGCATGCGCGAAGTTACCTAGATCCGCGGAGGTAGGAGACTGGAATACCGCGTCGGTGGGGTGGTCAGGACCTTCAGCGAGAGGTAGATAGATGCCGGTGGTTTCCTCCTCCGAGCCACCCAGGGGTCTAAGGATCAGCAGTTCCGGGTCATCGGAAGGTTGGACGACCCAATCCCGGGCGCGGACGGTGACGAGGGATCCTGGCTGGTAGCGTGGGGTGGCGGCAGGCATCAGCGCACTTTCTTGAAGATTTCGGGGTATTTGGCGATCACGGCTTCAAGGGGCTCCTTGTAGTGCCAGACGATGACTTCCTCGCCTTTATCCTTGAGGGCTTTCCGCTTCTTGGTGTCGGCCGCCATCACATCGGGTTGGTCGTGGACCGAGCCGTCGCAGAACACCCAGGTGTCCGGTTTGTAGTGAAAGTCCGGTTGGGCGTAGATGTCGGTGCAGTATTTCTGCCCGCTGTCCGGGAGGCGGAGGCCGTGTTTGTAGAGGTGGTCGAGGAACGACTTCTCGGTGGACGAATTCGGGTCATACTCACCGAGCAAGCGCTTGTACTGGTCGTCGTAGGATTCGGTCGATGACTTGACCTCGATGTGGCAGGAGGCGAGACGGTCGAGAGCGTCCCGGATGAGGAAGCGGTCGAGGACGAGGTGATTCCGCTGGTTGTAGTAGCTGAGGAGGTCGTCGTAGGAGGCGCGTTCCTCGTAGTCCTTGTCGTCGTAGCGGCAGATCTGGATGGCCCGCTTCACAACGGTGCGGAACGCGTCGACATCCGTGGCGAGCTGCGAGAGGACGCCGAGGCTGCCTTCCGCCGCTTCGTAGAGGAAGATGTTCGGGCAGTCGGTCTCGCCCATGCCGACGACGCCCAGCTCGGACGGCTCGATCTGATAGACGTGCTCGATGGCGCGCTTGAGCGCATACTGGAGCGAGAGCACCCCGGGGCCGTCGAGGGCGAGCCCGATGACCGGCTCGATGTAGAGCGCGTCGGCGGTGGTGTGGGTCGCCACGCGCACACGGCGGATCTCGTTCTCGGTGTCAGGCTGGTCGGTGCTGGTTTTCCAGAAGCCCGTCACGAGATCGAGCGGGAAGCCTTCCTCCTTCTTGCTCTTGTCGCCAAGGTTCACCTGGATCAACCGGGCGGCCGGGATGCAGGATAGGTTGAGGAGGGCATCGGAGCCCGCCTTTACCTGGGCACGAAGGACGCGGGACATGTCGCCATCCGGGACTGAGAAGTAGGTCTGGATGTTGTAACCGAGGCGTCGGCGCTCCTCCTCCTCGCAGGTGATGTGCTCGCGGGGCACGGCCTTAGCTTCTGTCAGGGGCAGGACGTCGGGCAGATCCTTGCGGTGCTTGTCGGTGGTCAGGTCGGCGCTGGTAAACGGGCACTGGTCGAGGGAAGCGTCGTTCTCGTCGAGCCAGTAGCCTGACGAGGTGCAGACCCGAACAGGGCGGAGTTGGCTGGCGATTTCCGGGAGGATCACCTGGTTCACGGCGTACTTGTCGCCGTTGTGGTAGATGATGTTGCCGGGGCCGAACTCGCGCAGGGCAATCAGCCGCGGCCGAGAGATGTAGTCGCCACCCGTGGCGCTTTCATTGACGAAGACCCGGACCGGCAGCCTGGCGAAGTTGTAGCCGGGGAGGAAGGCCTCCGAGGCAAGGTAGCGGAACACGTAGAACTCGGTCATTTCCGAGTGGCCGCCCTTGGAGTCGTTCTTGAGGAGGGCGAGCTGCGTCGTGGCCTGGTCGACCAAGCGCTTCAAGTTCCGATACTCTTTGCTCTGGGGTGTGTGGATTCCGGCGTCGAGGTCCTTGGTGGCTCGGGAAAGGGTGTTCCGCGCTTCCTTGTACATGATCCGCCACCGCTCAAGCGCGCGGTCCAGATCCTTTGCCAAGGTGCCGACGCAAGTAACCGCCCACTCGTCGGTGTGCCAGAGTTCGGCCGCCAGAATTGGCGCCAAGGGCCCGAGGAGCTGATGGAAGTCGGCGGCGATCTCGTGCTTCTTTTTCTCCGAGACCGTGAGTGCTGAGACGATCTCGGGCCTGAGGGGGCATCCGGGGAGATTCTCGTCGAGGACCTCAGTGACGGAAGTAGTGACGCCGGGCATCCCGATCTCCGACAGTGCGAAGGCGCGGAGGTGGGATTCGGCGAGTTCCTGGTTCCGGAGGTCGATGCGGGGTGCTTCGACCGAGCCCGCAACGAGGCCCTCCTTGTCGCTGAAGTAGTGGCGATCATGCGGCGAATAGGTGGAGCAATAGGTGAAAACAAGAGCGGCCTGGCCACTCCGGCCCGCGCGACCACTGCGCTGGGCGTAGTTGGCCGGGTTCGGCGGTGCGTTGCGCATGTGCACCACGCTGAGGTTGGCGATGTCGATGCCCAGCTCCATGGTGGGCGAGCAGAACAGGGCGCTGATGGATTCGTTGCGGATGCGGTCCTCGTCGATCTGTGGCGGTGATTTTTCGGTGAACCAGTTCGCCCGGAAGGCGTCCTCGCGTTCGAGCCGCAGGGTGTTGTTGAGCTGGCCGGTGTGATCCTGACCGATCAAGTTTTTCAGCTTGGAGAAGTCGGTCTGGTAGAGCGCTTGGAAGAAGGAGTTCGGCTCCTCCTGGAAGGGCTTGTAGGTGCGGACCTTGACTTCATCGCGCCGCACCGTCTTGCCATCCCCGGCTTTCCACAGAATCTGGTCGATGCGAAGGCGGTAGACATCGGTCTCACCCCCGCCGGCGGCCCGCGCTTTCAGGGGGGTGAGGTAGCCGGCGCTCACCAGCGCCCTGAGGAAGGGGGCGATGAACGCGTCCCAATCCTTCTGACCGATCTTGGAGTCGGGGAAGCAGTTCTGCAGGAACTGTTTGGCAAACTTTCCGTAGGCGCTGATCAAGCTGACGGAGCTGCTGCGGCGCAGATCCCTTGGGTGAAGTTTTCCAATGCGGATAAACGACGGGAGGTAGGCATTGTCTCCCTCGAAAGTCCACGGCTTGCGGAGTTTCTCTCCGAAGTCCTTGGCCGACTCGGCGATCTTGTCCGCCTCTAGCAGCTCTTTGCTGTGAAGCGCGTATTCGAGCCGGAAGTGGTCGAGGGTGGTTCTCAGGAACCTGATCCGGTCGTTGACGTCCATGTCGCAGACCCATGGCACGGATTTCCAGCCGCTCTCGTGGCCTGCGTTCTCTGCGAGCGACACGTAGTCGACTTCGAGGAGGGCGCACTTCTCTAGATTGGGCAGGATCACACGCCAGCCGCGGCGGAGGTCGTAGATGGCCTGATAGAGCAGGTAGTTGTCGAAGGCCTTCTCGAACTGCTGTCGGACGGCAGGGAACGGATCGGGGTCATCGATCCGGGCAAAGCTGCGGAGAGGGAGAGCCAATGCCTCTCGGACGCGCGTGCCCAGCTCCTTGAAGGTGAGGCTTCCGGCGTCGGTCACGGCTTTTGCAATGGCGGCCCGGATGCGGACAACGCGCACGAAGTCGTTGAAGTGGCCGGCTTGGAGCGCCGCGTCCTGGCGGTTGTCGGTGAAACTCAGGAGTTTCTGGTCCCGTACCGGGAATCCCTGCTGGTCGAGGCCCTGCAGGACGAGGAAGGAGGTGATTGTGGTCGACGTGCTCCGGCCCTCGTTGCCGAGCGTGGTCAGCTTGGTTCGCTCGTTGGTATTGCCTTCAAAGAAGAGGCCGGCGGTGGGATCGAAGAGGAGTCCTTGCGGGGCGCAGGTCATGAACCAGCCGCGGAAGGGGAGGTCCGAGGCGTCTCCCATCTGGTAGTTGCCCTTGGCGTCGTAGGCGATCCGCTGGGGCATGCGGCCGTCGTAATTTTTGGCGACGCGGGTGCCGTGTTTCACGGAAGTCGTGAGCCAAGCCGTAGGCAGGCTGTCGAGATCGGTGCTTGGGTTCCAGATCTCGTCGCCGCCAGGGATAATGTAGCCGATCTCGTGGCCCGACTCGGGGGGGAGCTGATCGGTGAACTCGCGTGGCGTGAGCCGGTGTTCCTGAAGGCTAGCCGTGACGCAGATGTAGGTGTGTCCCGACGCCCGGCTGAAAACGTGGGGGAAGAGGAGTTTCTCCGATTCTCCGGGAGCCCCGTGCCGGACACCGGGCTCCAAGGTGATGAAGCGGGTGCCGGGCGGTTCGAGGGTGGCGTAGACGGATCCCGTCTGGGCGAAGAACTGGTGAAGCCGATAGGGGAGGTAGGTGTAGCGCTTTCCCTTGGCCAGCAGGTCGACATTGACTTGGCTGATCCAGGTAAGGAGATCGCGGAGGTGGGGGGCGCACTGATCTGCCGAGGCTCCCGAGGCCTCCGACAGCTCTTTCGCGATTTCCGGGAGGCTCCTTGGGCTTCCACGCCGGAGCCGCAGCTTGCCGTCGTCCAGCGGCTCCTCCTTCAGGGCGATACGGTTCTCCAGCCAGACCGCCGTCGCATCCAAGGCGAGATTCTCTTCTGGCAGAGTGGGATCGACGCCCCCTTGAATCGCGGAGGCAAGGGCCTGAGCTCCGGGAACGGAGTTATCGCGGGCAAGCGAACGGGTGAGGGTTTCCGCGATGATTTGATCGGGTTCGAACTTTTCGCCGAAGATTGTCTGGGCGACCGTCGCGATGGTCGCCTTCTGGTCTGCGGTGCTCCCCTTCGACGCCATTGTGGCCGACGTTCCGATGGAAGTGACGGCGTGCTTGGACCGGCCTCGGATGCGCCGGATGAGCATGCTGACATCCGCGCCCTGGCGCCCGCGGTAAGTATGCAGCTCGTCGAAAACGAGAAAGCGGAGGTTTGCGTAGATCGAGTCGCGCAAGTTCCGCTCGGTCTGCCGCGTCAACAGCAACTCGAGCATCATGTAGTTGGTCAGCAGGATGTCCGGCGGCGACTCCAACACCTTGATCCGGTCCTCCCGGAGCGTCTGACCGGTGTAGGCGGCATAGCGAAGAGGGAACTCCTTACCCATTTGCTCCTGGTAGTTCCGGGCGAATTTCCCGAGCTCCTCGATCTGGGAGTTGATCAGGGCGTTCATCGGATAGACGAGGATCGCCCGGATGCCGGTGCCGTGGCCGTCCTTGAACAGATGGTTGAAGACGGAGCCGAGGTAGGTCACCGACTTGCCGGACCCGGTGCCTGAGGTAACCACGAAACTGGTTGGCACGGCACCGAGGCGGATAGCCTCCACCTGGTGGGTGTAGAGCTGGTAGCCGCTGAAAACCTTCTCCACTTCCGGGTGCAGCACACCCTCGTCGACCAGCTCCTTGACCGAGTTTCCCGGTTCGAAGGCGGGGTTGAACTGGACCAGCGGCGACGGCCACAGTTTTCCCTCTTTCAGTTTCGCGGTGACGGTGTCGCGGATGTCGTCATCCTCGATGTCGATGAAGCTCTGGATGTAATCCTGATAACGCAGGACGACTTGATCGTGGAGCTGGAGTGTGTCCATTGAGGGCTGGAGCGCAAAATGCGTGGCTAAATACCTAAAAACCACACATCAAGGTGGCAAGATTAGAAGAGTCAGTTTGCTCGAAAATACCGGGCAGAAGAACCGTCAAACCTGAGTCCCGCTGTCCCTTTGTTCTGCTCAGGGCGAGGAACGTCTACATTTGCTCACCCCCATCTTGCGGCAGGTCTCGTCCATCGTCTCGGTGCCGCTTTTGACCTGTTCACTCCACCTTCTTGTGCTCGAAATCAGCATTGACCAAAGTCTGATAGATTTCGATGGTCGTTCTTTGGTTGGAAAGCGAAACTTTAGATTTTTCAATGTCTTCCATTGGTTGGATCGATTTCTCTTCGGAGCACCGGGAAAAAGTACGGACAGTGATGGACCTGTTGTCTGCGCCGGGAGTGGTTGACGAGCTAGGTATCGGAGTGATCCGGGATACTTTCGCGGATGAGATGTTTCCCGGGATCTCCACCATTCAGACGAGGGCAAAGTATTTCACAGTGACAGCGCTTTTGATCCGGCGGTACCAGACCGAGGAACTGAAAAAGCGCCAGCCGCGGGCGTTCGAGACGTATCTGGCGGAGGAGGAATTGCGTTGCAGGATCACGCTGGTCGAGAGGGCCCCGGAGGCATTGGGAGTCATCGGAGGATCATTCGGTTCCCGAACAGACAGGGATGTGATCCGGCGCGCGTCCTCCGTTTATTGGGCCGGGCTGAGGCTCTTCGGGATAGTCTCGCCCGATGACCTTTCGCTGGCGGAGTTCAGCCGACGGATTTCCGGGGGCCGGGAGGCCTTCGCCGCATTGTTCAACGGGACGAAGGAAGAGGCGGGGGATGATGTGGATGCGGAGCACCGCAGCGGGCTGCCGCGGGTGGAGGTCCCGGAGATCGCAGGAGATTACTGGAAGGAGTTGTCGATCGGACTGACACGGGAGGAGGCGGAGTTTCTGCGTGACCGCATCCGACAGCGGCAGCCGCAAAGTGTGCTCGCCCATCTGCTCGGGAACGGTGGGAGGATGGAGGCACTGGCGGACATCGATACTTTCGAGGTGTTCGCGGAGTCGGATCTGGCGAAACACATTCCAGATGCCGCGCTGAGGAACGCGGTGGTCCACGCCCGCGATTTCTGGAGAATCATGGAGGGTGCGCATATCCGCTACAACTGGCAGTTGCAGGACCGCTTCGGCGATGATGGCGGCCGGGAATCGATGCAGGAGCATTGGGAAACGTGGCTAGCGGGGATGCCGGGTCTTCCCGCCAGTTGGAGCACAGATTTCATGTGGGCGCTGGTCAAGAAGCAGAACCGGTCGGCCAGTAGGCCTACACAAAAATTCATCAAAGGTTGGATCGCGCAAGTCGCGTCAGGCTGCCGGGACCTCGCCTTGTGCGATGAAGTCGTGAGGTCCCAGGAATGCGCCATTAAAAGGAACCGAGCCCGGCTGAGAGAGGGGAACAAACAATCTGTCAACGACTGGATTGGGCTAGGGACGATTGATTACCGCTTCATACAAGTGCGGCAAATCATCCGCGACATCCGGGATGGATTGGGAACGAAGGGGGCGGCCGATGCTTGATTGCCGGAAAAATCGGCTGGATTACGGACAGTTGCTCACGCCGCCCTCCGGCTACCGGCTGGACCGGGCGATCGCCACCGCCTACAGCGTGGATCTCGGGACGTTGCTCTCCATTCCCGTCGCCCTGGTGCATTCCCAGACGCTGGAAGGGGATCCTGGCGGAGCGCGGCTGCAGTTGCTGGAGGCGATCAAGCGCTTCTCCCGTCAGGTGAAGGTATATCACCAGAAGGGACAGCTGCTCCTGCCTGCGAAACTGAACTGGCTCTACGCTTGGTTGGAGGACGCGCTGGTTCCGGTATTGCAAGGCGACCCGTTCTCCGCCTTCCATCCAAAGATGTGGCTCATCCGCTATGTGCCGCAGGAAGATGGGGGGGAGGAGCCACCGCGTTATCGTTTCATTTCCCTTAGCCGGAATCTCACGTTTGATCGCAGCTGGGACGTGGCGGCGAGCCTCGACGGGAGACCCAAGAACAGGCGGGTCCGCAGGAACCGGCCCCTCCTGGATTTCCTGCGCGCATTGGACCGCGAGAGCCCCATCGATGGTCTGGACCGGTTGT
The sequence above is drawn from the Akkermansiaceae bacterium genome and encodes:
- a CDS encoding ATP-binding protein, with the translated sequence MTVFSDAPAIPPEPVRRTAMEAARERLSGFPVLTITGPRQSGKTTLSRMLLPDAPYFSLEDPDTRAFATEDPRGFLRQAEDGAILDEVQRAPALFSYLQGVVDAERRMGRFILTGSSQFELIESITQSLAGRSAMLTLLPFTLGELQAAGRAPETVDQLLYSGFFPPVHDRPIEPSIWLQDYIGTYLERDVRQILNIHDLATFQRFVQLCAGRIGQLVNISSLASDAGITRVTADSWLSVLQASHLVFLVHPWFSNFSKRLIKTPKLYFCDPGLAAWLLGVRKQEHLTAHPQRGALFENWVMNELLKAQTNRGLKPSLHFLRDKQGREVDALVETSPTEIQAIEVKSGETIASDFFDGLNYWRENLPGREITPWLVYGGAIPQKRTQATVLPWNDASSLFSILSAP
- a CDS encoding DEAD/DEAH box helicase, with product MPAATPRYQPGSLVTVRARDWVVQPSDDPELLILRPLGGSEEETTGIYLPLAEGPDHPTDAVFQSPTSADLGNFAHARLLNDAARLSFRNGAGPFRCLAKLSFRPRNYQMVPLVMALRQERVRLLVADDVGVGKTIEALLILKEMLERRTVRRFAIICLPHLCDQWQQEIRDKVGIDAVVIRSNTQARLDREIHGDSSVYDYYPYQIISVDYIKSDHRRAVFLAEAPELVICDEAHACARPQGAAASQQQRHALLRALADKPDQHLVLLTATPHSGKREEFGSLIGLLDRQFENIDVAHADQKRRRELARHFIQRRRADVEKWLGETTPFPKRDPGEFDYDLSPRYAVLFDKCLDFARKLVAGDSDARHQRVHYWTALGLLRGIMSSPAAGIAMLQNRRDRLGGDLDDADLDQARDRVHDSPDGLDSDLAPTELVETTDWSEYQQKRMREFEKELSELGGAEHDQKLEATRLIVEDWLKQGYHPVLFCRYIPTADYLGTHLRALLAKDFPKIDVQVVTSEDPDDLRRERIEAMAGSKHRVLIATDCLSEGINLHSLFTAVLHYDLPWNPNRLEQREGRVDRFGQTAKEVKAYLLFSKDNPVDGVVLDVILRKVREIKRATGINVPFPEDSKGVIDAITQSLLLNPDRKISARRQDDQIEFSFEEFDEAKKLDLEVSDKFERSKQLVETSRSIFAQNAIKPDEIEQDLEEAGKAIGNPADVETFVTQSLRSLFGVQIDATKDGYRLYTANLPPAARSLLPAEPELLVSFISPTPEGHRYLGRNHPFVEQLCQLVLARSITREPGGASRAAVLRTPAVDTATTIILFRCRNVIEEKTSGNGHQLVAEEMLLWGWRGDPGDSSFLSSEEANALLVSATAGGDLASERKARLIEERLEVLPGLRKDFDSLAESRSQHLVEAHERFSALVNKRRYGVVYPVLPMDTLGVYVLLPA
- a CDS encoding DEAD/DEAH box helicase — encoded protein: MDTLQLHDQVVLRYQDYIQSFIDIEDDDIRDTVTAKLKEGKLWPSPLVQFNPAFEPGNSVKELVDEGVLHPEVEKVFSGYQLYTHQVEAIRLGAVPTSFVVTSGTGSGKSVTYLGSVFNHLFKDGHGTGIRAILVYPMNALINSQIEELGKFARNYQEQMGKEFPLRYAAYTGQTLREDRIKVLESPPDILLTNYMMLELLLTRQTERNLRDSIYANLRFLVFDELHTYRGRQGADVSMLIRRIRGRSKHAVTSIGTSATMASKGSTADQKATIATVAQTIFGEKFEPDQIIAETLTRSLARDNSVPGAQALASAIQGGVDPTLPEENLALDATAVWLENRIALKEEPLDDGKLRLRRGSPRSLPEIAKELSEASGASADQCAPHLRDLLTWISQVNVDLLAKGKRYTYLPYRLHQFFAQTGSVYATLEPPGTRFITLEPGVRHGAPGESEKLLFPHVFSRASGHTYICVTASLQEHRLTPREFTDQLPPESGHEIGYIIPGGDEIWNPSTDLDSLPTAWLTTSVKHGTRVAKNYDGRMPQRIAYDAKGNYQMGDASDLPFRGWFMTCAPQGLLFDPTAGLFFEGNTNERTKLTTLGNEGRSTSTTITSFLVLQGLDQQGFPVRDQKLLSFTDNRQDAALQAGHFNDFVRVVRIRAAIAKAVTDAGSLTFKELGTRVREALALPLRSFARIDDPDPFPAVRQQFEKAFDNYLLYQAIYDLRRGWRVILPNLEKCALLEVDYVSLAENAGHESGWKSVPWVCDMDVNDRIRFLRTTLDHFRLEYALHSKELLEADKIAESAKDFGEKLRKPWTFEGDNAYLPSFIRIGKLHPRDLRRSSSVSLISAYGKFAKQFLQNCFPDSKIGQKDWDAFIAPFLRALVSAGYLTPLKARAAGGGETDVYRLRIDQILWKAGDGKTVRRDEVKVRTYKPFQEEPNSFFQALYQTDFSKLKNLIGQDHTGQLNNTLRLEREDAFRANWFTEKSPPQIDEDRIRNESISALFCSPTMELGIDIANLSVVHMRNAPPNPANYAQRSGRAGRSGQAALVFTYCSTYSPHDRHYFSDKEGLVAGSVEAPRIDLRNQELAESHLRAFALSEIGMPGVTTSVTEVLDENLPGCPLRPEIVSALTVSEKKKHEIAADFHQLLGPLAPILAAELWHTDEWAVTCVGTLAKDLDRALERWRIMYKEARNTLSRATKDLDAGIHTPQSKEYRNLKRLVDQATTQLALLKNDSKGGHSEMTEFYVFRYLASEAFLPGYNFARLPVRVFVNESATGGDYISRPRLIALREFGPGNIIYHNGDKYAVNQVILPEIASQLRPVRVCTSSGYWLDENDASLDQCPFTSADLTTDKHRKDLPDVLPLTEAKAVPREHITCEEEERRRLGYNIQTYFSVPDGDMSRVLRAQVKAGSDALLNLSCIPAARLIQVNLGDKSKKEEGFPLDLVTGFWKTSTDQPDTENEIRRVRVATHTTADALYIEPVIGLALDGPGVLSLQYALKRAIEHVYQIEPSELGVVGMGETDCPNIFLYEAAEGSLGVLSQLATDVDAFRTVVKRAIQICRYDDKDYEERASYDDLLSYYNQRNHLVLDRFLIRDALDRLASCHIEVKSSTESYDDQYKRLLGEYDPNSSTEKSFLDHLYKHGLRLPDSGQKYCTDIYAQPDFHYKPDTWVFCDGSVHDQPDVMAADTKKRKALKDKGEEVIVWHYKEPLEAVIAKYPEIFKKVR